From Nicotiana tabacum cultivar K326 chromosome 20, ASM71507v2, whole genome shotgun sequence, one genomic window encodes:
- the LOC142174522 gene encoding uncharacterized protein LOC142174522: MEIKGQALEDYLAENPVDDEYQPLRTYFPDEGVNSVEIIPENINSWKMFFYGAIKINGVGIGPILITPTGQHYLATTRLWFFCTNNNAEYKACIMIMNMAVDLDVQELLIMGDFDIIIRQTQDEWKSCDIKLIPYRQHVEDLCKQFKSVEFKHIPRFDNEPAAALAIVASILSYPGNVHIDPL, from the coding sequence ATGGAAATAAAAGGTCAAGCCTTGGAAGATTATTTAGCTGAGAACCCGGTTGACGATGAATACCAACCCTTAAGAACTTATTTTCCGGATGAGGGAGTAAACTCAGTTGAAATAATTCCAGAGAACATCAATTCCTGGAAAATGTTCTTTTATGGGGCTATAAAGATAAATGGTGTAGGGATTGGGCCAATTCTGATCACGCCCACAGGTCAACACTATCTGGCCACAACCCGGCTTTggttcttttgcacaaacaacaATGCTGAGTATAAAGCTTGCATTATGATCATGAATATGGCGGTTGATCTGGATGTACAAGAGTTATTAATCATGGGGGATTTTGACATAATCATTCGGCAAACCCAAGACGAGTGGAAAAGTTGCGACATCAAGCTTATCCCTTAccggcaacatgtggaagatctctGTAAACAATTTAAGTCCGTCGAGTTCAAGCATATTCCTCGTTTCGACAATGAGCCAGCTGCTGCACTAGCTATTGTAGCCTCAATCCTGTCGTACCCGGGTAATGTTCATATTGACCCGCTGTAA